The following are from one region of the Saccharomyces kudriavzevii IFO 1802 strain IFO1802 genome assembly, chromosome: 12 genome:
- the PUN1 gene encoding Pun1p (similar to Saccharomyces cerevisiae PUN1 (YLR414C); ancestral locus Anc_4.286) translates to MRNFFTLFFAAIFSLGALVLAIVACAGSTKNYSPINKIYCAELDLSQMEVSTVLPSLDSGTLSSLGLPTYINIGLWSYCVEDSSRNVQSCSSPSGIQKFNLTSLIYDNIENNDALELIDSMAAVILPEKIRSKMTYYNNLVKCMFITMIIGIVLSFVSLVFNILRWIIHIRPLVWGGAFFSFFAFAALLVSIGSCLGTYLYIKHILKHDFSDYGIAMNIGRTYQGLMWGAVVGALFNFILWCSVRSRPSVIYANTPIEEKPLI, encoded by the coding sequence ATgaggaattttttcacgTTATTTTTTGCAGCCATATTTTCGCTTGGAGCACTTGTACTGGCCATTGTGGCATGTGCAGGTTCGACGAAAAACTACAGTCCCATAAATAAGATTTACTGCGCGGAATTGGATCTGTCGCAGATGGAGGTATCGACGGTTCTCCCCTCTTTAGATTCTGGTACGCTGTCGTCGTTGGGCTTGCCCACGTATATAAATATAGGCCTTTGGTCATACTGCGTGGAGGACTCCTCGCGCAACGTTCAATCCTGTTCCTCGCCTAGCGGtatccaaaaattcaacCTAACGTCATTAATATATGACAATATCGAAAATAACGACGCTTTAGAGCTTATAGACTCAATGGCCGCTGTCATTTTGCCCGAAAAAATAAGGAGTAAGATGACGTATTATAACAATTTGGTCAAGTGCATGTTCATCACCATGATCATTGGTATTGTTTTGAGCTTTGTCAGTCTAGTGTTCAATATTCTGCGCTGGATCATTCATATTAGGCCGTTAGTGTGGGGTGGTGCCTTCTTTTCGTTCTTTGCGTTTGCAGCGCTATTAGTCAGTATAGGTTCATGTTTGGGTACTTACTTGTACATCAAACATATTCTGAAACATGATTTCAGCGACTACGGCATTGCCATGAACATCGGTAGGACTTATCAAGGTTTGATGTGGGGGGCCGTCGTTGGAGCCTTGTTCAACTTCATTCTATGGTGTAGTGTGAGATCGAGGCCGAGTGTCATATATGCGAATACTCCAATCGAGGAAAA
- the VPS36 gene encoding ESCRT-II subunit protein VPS36 (similar to Saccharomyces cerevisiae VPS36 (YLR417W); ancestral locus Anc_4.288), with protein MEYWHYVETTSSGQPLLRENEKDIFIDQSVGLYHGKSKILQRQRGRVFLTSQRIIYIDDAKPTQNSLGLELDDLAQVDYSSGFLTRSPRLILFFKNFSSRDALEKVANAANSNVVSTWVCPICMVSNETQGEFTADTLPAPICINCGVTADYELTKSSINSSNTAEQKSKFDGKPASSSENVCPACTFVNHPQIGNCEICGHRLPNASKVRSKLSRLKNLHDSRIHIELEKHSLGKNKSSNSGSSSLSLTTTPTAFAQLSFRKSDGVLFSQATERALENILNKKNRHIFNQNVVSVNGVDMTKEANGHDYDSSIPFIETSLNRIGIASLEKSRENQLLNNDILFNNALTDLNKLMSLATSIERLYKNSNMTMKKTITNFQDELIVNESKTKRPLLILDREKFLNKELFLDEIAREIYEFTLSEFKDLNNDDNITNYMIITLVDLYAMYNKSMRIGTGLISPMEMREACERFEHLGLNELRLVKVNKRILCLTSEKFDVVKDKLVDLIGENPGSDLLGLTQILSSNNSQSNWTLGILMEVLQNCVDEGDLLIDKQLSGIYYYKNSCWPSHI; from the coding sequence atggagTATTGGCACTACGTGGAAACTACGTCATCGGGCCAACCTCTGCTTCGAGAAAACGAGAAAGATATTTTTATCGATCAGTCTGTGGGTCTTTATCATGGTAAATCCAAAATTCTGCAAAGACAGAGAGGTAGAGTATTTTTAACCTCTCAGAGGATCATCTACATCGATGATGCGAAACCGACTCAAAATTCGCTCGGGTTGGAATTGGATGACCTTGCACAGGTGGACTACTCGTCTGGTTTCTTGACCAGATCGCCTCGTTTGATTCTGttcttcaagaacttcTCTAGTAGAGACGCGCTGGAGAAGGTTGCCAATGCAGCAAACTCCAACGTTGTTTCCACGTGGGTTTGCCCCATTTGCATGGTCTCGAACGAAACTCAGGGGGAATTTACTGCGGACACTCTGCCTGCGCCCATTTGTATCAATTGCGGCGTGACAGCGGACTATGAATTGACCAAGTCTTCCATTAATTCTTCCAATACGGCGGAGCAAAAATCAAAGTTTGATGGCAAACCTGCGTCGAGCTCTGAAAATGTTTGTCCCGCTTGTACGTTTGTCAATCATCCTCAAATAGGAAATTGCGAAATTTGCGGCCACAGGTTGCCCAATGCGTCCAAGGTACGATCAAAACTGAGCAGGCTGAAAAACCTTCATGATTCTAGAATCCATATCGAGTTAGAAAAACATTCGTTGGGCAAAAATAAGAGCTCCAACTCGGGGTCATCGTCTTTGTCGTTGACAACAACACCCACAGCATTCGCGCAATTGAGCTTTCGTAAATCCGATGGTGTTTTGTTTTCGCAAGCCACTGAGAGGGCTCTGGAAAATATACTCAATAAGAAGAATAGACatattttcaatcaaaATGTGGTGTCCGTCAATGGTGTAGATATGACAAAGGAGGCGAACGGCCACGATTATGATAGTAGTATCCCGTTTATAGAAACCAGTTTGAACAGAATTGGCATAGCCAGCTTAGAGAAATCTAGAGAAAACCAGCTCttgaataatgatattCTATTCAACAATGCGTTGACCGACTTGAATAAGCTGATGTCATTGGCCACCAGCATTGAGAGATTATACAAAAACAGCAATATGactatgaaaaaaacaataacgAACTTCCAGGACGAATTGATCGTAAATGAATCAAAAACGAAAAGGCCGCTCTTGATTCTTGACAGAGAGAAATTCTTAAATAAGGAATTGTTTTTGGATGAAATTGCAAGGGAAATTTACGAGTTTACGCTATCCGAATTTAAAGACTTGAACAATGACGACAATATTACTAACTATATGATTATAACCCTGGTAGATCTATATGCAATGTACAATAAATCCATGCGTATAGGCACCGGACTCATATCTCCCATGGAAATGAGAGAGGCATGCGAAAGATTTGAACATCTAGGTTTAAACGAATTGAGATTGGTGAAAGTAAACAAGAGAATTTTGTGTTTAACGAGCGAAAAGTTTGATGTCGTGAAAGACAAATTGGTAGATTTGATTGGTGAGAATCCTGGTTCTGACCTTTTGGGATTAACACAAATTCTGAGCTCCAATAATTCACAATCAAACTGGACCTTAGGTATTCTTATGGAGGTCTTGCAAAATTGTGTT